Sequence from the Meleagris gallopavo isolate NT-WF06-2002-E0010 breed Aviagen turkey brand Nicholas breeding stock chromosome Z, Turkey_5.1, whole genome shotgun sequence genome:
GGAAAAgtgtaaacaaaacaaaacaacaaaaacctatTATACTtatcatttaaatataaaatcatCATTAAAATGCTTAATCATATCATCAGTTTGGTTTTGTCTGGTGTCAGATATGGTAAATGTTGGTATCTAAGGTTTTCATAATTATAGTATCttccaaaatctgaaaaaaaatgttcctaTTTCAGTGGCTCTGAAGAGAACCACAGTGCAAACCAGTACATTTTGATTGCTAAAAAGTAAGTAGAAGACTTTATTATTACTACAGCGATGATTATCCAGCAAATGTAAATGTCTAGAAATAAGTATTTCCaggatttatttcaaatttatcATTTTTACATAAACATGATACTgtactagcaaaaaaaaaaaaagtgatttaattATAAATAGCTTATGTAATCAATACAGTCAAgaattggaaaaataaaatggagaatgaaaatgcatagttcTTTTTCAGTTCTAAAAGTAAAGCAAGTATCAAAGTTATTACAGACTGAATAGTAATATTATTGTTGAAATGGAAATTGAATGTTAGCAGTCTTGAGTTCAAATAGCACAAGGGAGGACAAATCTTAAACCACTCACAatcttgtttttcattaaatttttgCTATCCGACTAAGATTCTATTGATTTTGATGAAGTCTAATAGTTTAATTTCATAGTATCCCTTTCACAGTGAAGCACACAAAGCAACTCTTACATAACAGCATGTAGGTGACACAGGCCATCATGTTTCTGGATTTCAAATCTCTCCACTCTTCGGAGGATTCCTTTaggaatttcttctgaaattttcGTGCAACAGTTAAAGGCCTCAGGAAATAAAGCTAGGAAGAATAACAAAGTTAGAAATTGCATAGATATGAAGGGACAACTCATAGCTTGACTTTACAGTATCACATAATAGTTGAAGATGTAAGGCATCTCTTgaggtcatctagcccaacttCCCTGCTCAAGCAGCAACAAGTAGGGCAGATTACCCAGTtgagttttgagtatctccacaGGTGGAgacttcacagcctctctgaaaACCTGTTCCAGTCTTTAACaactctcacagtaaaaaaatgctttattttgttcAGATTGAATTTCATGTGTTTTAATTTGTAACCATTGCCTCTTGTTTTGTCAGTAGCCACTACTTGGAAAAACTTGGCTCCTTTGCATTCTTTCCCTCTCATCAGGCATTTGTGCACACTGTTGAGATCTCCcctttcagaaatactttcctGGAggattttttccattcttttcccaGGGACTGAGGTGAGTTTGGCTAGCCTGTAATTCCTTGGATCATCATTCTTGACCTtcttgaagaaaggaaagatattttctctctttcagtcTTCAAGAACTTCTCCTACTCATTATGACTGTTCAAAAATAATTGAGAGCGGCCTTGCACTGCTATCAGCCAGCTCCATCAGCACTCACCAGTGATGCAACCTGTCAGTCCACAAGGCCTGACGTCCATTTATTTTAAGTGGGTTCCATAGCCTGATACTCCTCCACTGAGGATAACTCTTCAGTACTCCTGAGTTTCCCTCTGGTTGCAGAGGTCTGGATTTCTGAAGACCAGTTTCAGTCataaaaaatgaggaaaagaaggtATTGGGTATCTTAGTCTTTTCCATTTAACATCTATAGCTCTGCCCTCATTCAGTAGTAGGCCCATGTTTTCCTTTATCTTCATTTTGCTATTTAAGTACTTGCAGAATTCCTTCTTGTTGCATTTTATAACCCTTGTTAGAGTCAGACCCAGGCCAGCACTTGCCTTTGGACCCTAATCCTGCAACTCTTCTCCTTCTTCATCATTTGCCTCTGCTTCTTCCCCTTGTACACTTCCTTTTTACACCTGAGTTCAGTTAGGACCACTGTGCTCATCCTTGTAGTAAGGCTTTTGGTTTATTGGGATGGACCTTCTTTTAAGGAGGTCCCCTTCACCCTGGAGGGGGTGACTCTTGAATATCAATCAGCTCACCTCAACTACTTTTCTCTCTCAGATCATATTCTGTGGGATTCTTTCAAGCAGGTCTCTGTAGAAGAAGACATCTCATCTCCTGAAATCTTGGGGTATGGTCCTTCTTCTATGgtctcctcctttcctcctaGGATTCTGAACCTTACCATCTCATGGTCAGTgcatgtttttctgtctttggtGAGTTCTTCCTTCTTTGTAAATACCTGATATAGCTGAGATCCTTGGAAACTGTCATCAATGCACTCAGATTACACTGATGTCTCATAGATTGCTTGAGCACATGTCTTGTCTTTCCGGCAGGTATCGGGGATGGTTAAAGTCTTCCATCTGGAAAAGGGCCTGTGAACCTGAGGCTTTTTCCAGTTGTTTGAAGAAGACCTCATCTACTTCTTGCTGACTGGGAGGTCTACAACAGGCATTCACTCAGTGTCACCAATGTTGGCCTCCCACTAATCCTAACCATACGCTCTCTGTTGGCTTAGCATTTATTCTTAGAGAGAGCTAGAgacctctgtgctgctctgtcacAGAAAGAGCAACTCCTCCTGCCTACCTTCTGGGAATGGAAGATCACTGACACATGAAGTTTTCAGGAGTGTAACTTAAAAGCTCTGCCTTGTAAGGTTGAATCATCCCCATTATCTTTTGTCTTAGAAATTATTAATGCTGTTGCTGTNNNNNNNNNNNNNNNNNNNNNNNNNNNNNNNNNNNNNNNNNNNNNNNNNNNNNNNNNNNNNNNNNNNNNNNNNNNNNNNNNNNNNNNNNNNNNNNNNNNNGCTGCTCGGGAGGAGCAGGGCGGATATACGCGTGCTGCGGCCGGAGCTGCGAGGGCGGTGCAGGCCCACCCCGTGAGCGGAGCCCGGGGATGCTCAGTGGCAGCCCAGGACCGCTAGCTGCACGGAGCCTTCGGAAGGTTGGATTTATCGGGCTGGAACGCAGCCAGAGAGCCGAACTGCTGCGGTTCGCAGCGACTGCTGTCTCCAGTGTCTGCTTCCAGCACCCACATCGGCGCAGGCAGTGAAAAGCCGCGAACAAACTGACACCGCGCACACGAGATCTGTGCCGCCTGGGTGAGGCCGGGCTGAGCCGCGTCCCCAGAGCCAGCGGGAGCCTGTGTGCTTCCGTGCTTCCTTTCAGCTAGATGGGACCCTCTCAGATCGTTGTGTCCAGCTGCTTGACCAGCTCGGGGCTCACCCCAGGTCACAGCATGCCCCTGAGGGCGCTGCCCAAATGCCTCTTGAGTATGGTGGGCATTGGACATCACCACTTGCCCAAGCAGCCTGTGACAGGGTCTGGCCACCTCACGGCACAGAAATGGATCCCAACGCCCAGCATGAGCTCCCCAGCACCTCTGTGTCAGTGCCATCCTGCCCTCGGTTTCGAGGGAGATCTTAATCGGGGTTACAGTGATAGAGAAGGTGATAACAGCACGTAAGGGACTGGATACGTCACAGCTGTATAACAGGCTGTGAACCAGGCACACGTTCCTCAGAAGTTCAATATACCAGAAGAGTTTACATCACCGGTAGGGGCTGAAGATGACACCGCCCCTATGCTTGCCCTTTGCAGACACTGGAGACAAGCAGCAGCATTTAATCCCGTatagtttctgcagttctctcaTCCAAAGGCtttttgcagaagagaaaaaaagaggctaATGCTGCCGTTTCCTTATAGCAGCTCACCAAACACACCCGACAGAGCAACCGCCAAGGGCTACCAGCACGTACCACAGTGTAAAAGCCTGGCTTTGTACGCTCgctctgggaaaaaaaggcGTGCTCAGCCTAAGACAAACAAGGAGTAACGAGGCCGGTTTGGGTTTGTTTCACATCCCATCACGATTACGTAGGGAGCGAGCTGCACGAAAAGCTACAACTTTCTGCTTGTGTACCCAGATACAGAAACGCATCTTCCCACTGCAGTTAGTGATTTTCATTGTCTTTATTAGTAGCATTTTTTCCTATAATTTGGCGCTAGCATTTCCTGACAGCTTTTTAAAAGGCAGGAAACGCTCGACTGAAAGTCATCAAACCCAAACGCAAGCCTGCTCCCCATCAGCCCCGCACCTGGCagccctctcctctccttctcccccGCCCCGGGCTCTGCCCTAGACGCGCCGCAGCCGGCGTACAGCGCCCGCCCTAGCTACGCTGACCCCAGCCCGGTCCCGCTGACGGACCGCCGCGCTGCCCAGCGGTTCTCACCTGCACAAGGCGATGGCTCCGGCTCCGCTACCGCTGGGCGCgcttgcacacacacacagacaagaGGACAAGCGGACACGGGCAGCCGATACGCGGCGCCTTTAAACCGCCCCGCCGCCCGGGCTCACGCCCACGACCTGAGCGGCTGCTCCTCCGACCAATCATGTCTGCCGACGCACAGGTCCCGCCCTCCGGTCGGCCGGCGGCCGCGGGAGAAGGCGGGGGAATGGTGTGAGAAAGTGACGCGGCATGGCCAGAGGGCAGCGCGCCAATGAGAACGCGGCTGAGGCAGCGGGCGCTCAATAGGAGCCGAGCGCAGCGCGCGGGCAGCCAATGAGAGCGCGCTGCCGACCGCGGGTGAGNNNNNNNNNNNNNNNNNNNNNNNNNNNNNNNNNNNNNNNNNNNNNNNNNNNNNNNNNNNNNNNNNNNNNNNNNNNNNNNNNNNNNNNNNNNNNNNNNNNNACCCGCTCCGCTCTTCCCGCGTTCGGGCCGTGCCCCGCAGAGCCGCGCAGCGCCGCGCCCCGCTCCCCTCAAGCCGAGCGCTCCCCGCGGAGCCGCACGGCCCCGGTACCTACACGCTGCGGAAGCCCATGGCCGGCTNNNNNNNNNNNNNNNNNNNNNNNNNNNNNNNNNNNNNNNNNNNNNNNNNNNNNNNNNNNNNNNNNNNNNNNNNNNNNNNNNNNNNNNNNNNNNNNNNNNNAAATCAAACAGGAAAACCAAGTCtgctttttcactgcagttaCATCAGTCCAATAAATACAAACCACTGAAAATATCTTTACAAGGTATACAGGTGTAGAAAAAGTTGGACATCAACTTCATTCTACACCCAAAACATTTAGTGATAGCCATGCAAATTTTGTAATAAGTATTTTGCTGTAGGATTAGTAACATTTTATATTTACGACGTTCTTACCCAAGTGATGTGTCTCCTGTCTAATCTTCATGTTTTCAGCAAAGACATCAGGTGCAATGCATTTTCTTGAGTCAAGTCTTGCTTTAAGATCAGAAAGGCTGGCAGTTATTTTGTCCAGTGCAGAACCTACAACATAAGCTTATAATGTAGGGTAGCACCAGTGCTAAATACCGCACATTAGCACTGCACAACCATTCAAGATATTCTGCATTATAGAAGCTGAACTTCTAGTTAGTTACAAATATTCCTAACAACTTGAGCAAAACTCTTGTAGCATCCGAAAATGCAATCCATTTGCCTAAGGAGATACTTTAAAGGTGATCCTGCTCTAAGGAATATTTTATATTACTATCATTAAGCACTGTTCAACAGATTTACTTAAGCTGATGGGTAATACAACAAAGCAGACAGAGGTAAGCTATTCAAAGGAGTTAATTCACATCTCCTTTCACTCACCAGGAGTAGCATCCTGTGTAACTCTGATGGAATACAGTGTAGCAGCAAAACCAGAGCCATATGAGAACACACTAATTCTTTGTCCTGCAAGGTGCTCTGGAGAGTACCTGTAGATCGAACAACAGTTGGTTAAAGTGAGAGTAAGGCTAAGGTGCAAGTTTTAAAATAACCAGAAAGTGCAGTTGACTTAGAAAAAGCAGCCAGCAGATTCTATCTACTACAATACCAAATTCAGGGTGTTACATAAGTGAATGAAAGAGAATTTCAGCATAATGATTTTCAAATTTGCCTAAGcaaaaagagcaaagacatgCTCATTTATCTAGAAGGCAACCAATTTTCGTTTGCAAGTGACAAATACCCTAAAAGGAACATTCACACCTTGGAATGGaaagtaacaaaaaagaaaagaggataCAAGATAACTGGTTTAGAAAATAATGCTGCATGTAAACTAAgttttagatatttaaaaacaacaacaaaaaaactatgACATGGTACTGGGTTGTTTGGAGCAATGTAGGAAGAAAGGCTAGTAAAAGGTATGCCACACTAAAATTTGAGATCCTGCTTTGAAAAGCAGTAAGTAGTGCTTTTGATCGGCTTCTGACACAGAAATTTTGACTATACTTGTCTTCAACTAATTGCGTCTGCAGAATAATTTTGTAACGCAGTTTTGCTAATTAAGGCAGTCTAATAGGCAAACATGTATTAAAACATGTACTCTTACAGAGagttttccaaaagaaaaatgcttacaTACAGAAAGCTATGACTTTGATTTTCCAATTTTATGCTTACTGGGCTAGAAGAGAAGCAAGGCAACCGTAGACTGAAGGTGTGTACATGTTTCCATTCTGATTGGACACAAGTAAAGAAGCTTTGGTTTTCTGATTGAAGAGCTCTGCACTAGCTTTCATAAAAGCTTTTTCCACATCCCTGTCAAAATACGTATCTTCAAGCTTTACATCCCTATTtggaaaaaagtaaattaaaaaaaagtggtCAGAAAccattattaaaacaaacaaaaggaaggaaaaccatCTCTGATTTTACCAAGTTAATACAATCTGAATAAAGAAGACAGCAGCCATTCTCACCTGAAAGCTTCCAAACCACTGAAAACAccatttgctgtttctgcattcTGGTCACTGAGAAAGTCATTCAGCAATAGCCTTGCCACAGATTTCTGTACCAGTTTACAGTAGGgagaatgaaaaatcatgaatcCAAAGTCATTCAAGGTGAAACGTCTGTCTGTCCCCTCTGGAAATGGCAGAAAACTTGTGTTAGAAACTATTTTTGTATTcaactattaaaataaaatagttggATGGCATGTTCCAGTCATCTCAATATGTCAACATACAAAATGCAAAAGTCTAACTCCTGCTTGCAGGTTCATGTTCATTTAAAATGCTGCCAAAACTTCTGCTTAAAATTCTAATTCTTATTGATCTCAAGCACCAACTAACATTTGCCCTTTTAGAAGAAACAGCTACAAGCTTTACAAAAACTCAGTACTTCCACCAAGCATTTTGAAAGTAAGAAATACTCTGCTGCATCTATCTAATCCCAAACCTATGCTGCTTAGTATGGGGGAAGCAACTACTAAACGCACttgaataaaaacaataattatttAATATGTATATAATAGCATCAGAAATGTTAAGAGGGTTGGGTAAAATAACATGCTCTTAAGCAAGTATTACAACAACAAGAGCCTGCAGAGACTACTCTTTATTGACTACCAAGTCCTCCAGCAtatcagaagagaaataacaaTTTCTTAAGTatgaaaagcatgcatttcAACCACTGCAGAACACACAAACAGGGGACTACACTAGTCAGAACAGAATGCTAAGACTCAAAGACATTATCTACATAATTGCAATAACATTTCAAGAGGTGACATACCTTTTTGCCACTGGGCATGGATTTTGTTGCGATAAACACTATAGCAGCGATCTAATGCACTGAGGTAGCACTGTATAGACAGCTTGCCATCAACTACAGGATATTCAGAGACCATATCTGGTTTATAGAAGTCATAAGCGTGCTGCATGTGAGTTCCACGCAATCCTGATAGAGAGAATTTGACAAAGCCAAAAGTTACTTGATTAACCTTTGAGTCAGTTTGAATACGTACTTTAACAAACATGGAAAGCAAGTAATATCTGACTCTAAACAAATAGGTTTTCTCAGGACTTCAGGCTCTTCTAGGtaatatttcagaaacagatttCAGTTGCCTGCTACTCAAGCACAGTACAATTGAATGTAACAAACAGGTaacaaatcattttttcttgaaaatacgGTGCTCTGTTACTCAGCTCTAGCCCACTCTTTGTCAATTTTAATTGGAGAATccccaaattaaaaaacagacagAAGCACCTTTAATAGGTTTTTGCTGCTTCTTATGTTAGGACTTGGCCAAGTCAGCAAAACCAAGAGGAGACAAAATGCAATTTCTGATATTAATAAAGGTTAATCCAGTCTTCAAGTAccccagaaaaaaacaaaacaaacaaaagaaacaggaCAAGCTTTAGAATGAATCTGGTATCTGATGGAAAAGTGCTTATTTTCTCACACGACTAACCTCTCTCAAAAATTAGAGGAGCATTTGGACCGACTAGCATAGCAACAGCACCAGCTCCACCTGTTGGCCTGGCATTTCCAGTCGCATACACGGCAATGTCTCCAGCAACAACAAGTGCATAGCGTCctgtaaaaacacagaaataacaatGAGAATTAGCCATGAATTCATATTTTAACATCCAACAGTGATTTAGCCTTTGATTAGAGAGAATAAGACTCCAGGATTAAGGGTCTGTTGAatcccttcctccttttcattttattggcaggaaatgtgaaggaaaactTAGAGGAAAAGATGATCATCTAGTGATTATCCGTGTTGTTATCTCTTGTATGTAATTAACTAGTGGCAAACATCCAGAACATTTAAGACTCCAATAGTTTGCCCTCTGGGTTTATATGGTTAAGAATGGATGCTGTAATTATAGGCAGACTACTCAATGGTAGAGAATGATGCAACTTCTAAAGAAAGTACCCTGAACTTACCATCCCAAGAGCTGGATTCAATCCAATTAATAGCATTAAAAAGAGCAGCAGTGCCTCCATAGCACGCATTGGTTGTGTCAATTCCTTCTACATCTGTATTACCGGATTCTTCAAACAGCTGCATCAGGACCGTCTTCACCGATTTTGATTTATCAATTATTGTCTCCGTTCCAACCTCCAGTCTCCCAATGCAGTCATAGGAAAGGCTGTTCCTCTCCATAAGCTTCTGAACCACAGTCAAACAGAGGGAATTGATATCCTCTCGGTCAGAGCAGAAGCCCATCTTTGACTGGCCTAACCCAATGGTGTATTTGCCTGCATCCACACCGTCATACTTCTCCAGCTCTGTCTGGTCAACATACTGAGAGGGAAAATAGATTTCCAGTGCAACAATACCCACATCTTTGGGCCAGCAGGATTCAGTGTTCACTGGAAGAGACCCAGGCATTGTGGCAGATCTATAAGCAAagaacaaacagacaaacagcTCATTTATCCACATCCATCATCAGCAACATACTTCATACACTCCATCCTTCCTCAGGTTTACAGAAAATGTAAAGTTTTAAGGTAAAGTTTTAGGTATTCTGCAAGTTCGTTTGCAAACCTCAGAGATTTCTGGTCTGAGCATACTGTAAATGTCATTATaaattttataacattttatatgaagaatttttttgttaatatcAGCACCAGAGCTTGATGTACCTTGCCACTGTCATTTCACGGAGCGAAATACATGATGgaagcatttcagaaacatcAGTCTCCAGACACATTATTCTATTCCTGTACACAGCTCTCACTTTTACACAAAAAAGCTAcgctgatttttttattattattattatttattatttttaagcgTGGCTGACCGAGAACGAGCACATGCAGGAGAGGCGAGCCTTGGGACGGGACAGACGGTTCCAAACAGCCTTTATTTTCATGCAGAGCGATCCGTTTGCTCACGCGCCAGGCCGCCGGGTTTTGCTTTTGTTNNNNNNNNNNNNNNNNNNNNNNNNNNNNNNNNNNNNNNNNNNNNNNNNNNNNNNNNNNNNNNNNNNNNNNNNNNNNNNNNNNNNNNNNNNNNNNNNNNNNTTTAATATTTCTGGCTTCTATGTTACATATTTTAACAAAGCATTTGAAAGAACTTTTAAAACCCCTTCCTCTTTTAACACATGTATACATGCTGTGACAAAACATATATATCAACCATTTATATCAAACTTTAAAAGAACGCTCAGTGTTCACCTCATGAACAATGCCTGGGTGGACAACTTCAACTCCTGCCTCCAGGGGTCCATCAACCATAACTGGGCGTCGTGCATATGTTCTTCTGTGTTTCTCATCCACACGCACAAGATACCATGTTCCCTCAAAGAGATCTTCTACTGAACACTGTGGAATATAGTTGGctgtaaacaaagaaaaaaaagccaaatgatGTACTGCCAGCTGGTTCCTGCTGAGCGTTTTATACAACAGAGGCCATCAGGTGCTGCAGTTTGAAGTAAAANNNNNNNNNNNNNNNNNNNNNNNNNNNNNNNNNNNNNNNNNNNNNNNNNNNNNNNNNNNNNNNNNNNNNNNNNNNNNNNNNNNNNNNNNNNNNNNNNNNNCAGTTTCCTCTTTCTTGCCtgttaaagaaaaattgcaTCCTGAAAACCCAACAAGTCAGCACTACTCCAGCATGTTTCAAATATCtcaaactttattttaataaaggaTCTGCCTCACAGTGAGGTCCCTGTGGTTAACTTTTTGTGCCAGTAGCAGCTCAATTCTTGGCTTGTCCACTGCCAGCAATGGACTTTTGTTccatggcatttttattttctggtaaCAGGACAAGTTTCATGGGGGCAAACTAAACCAAAATACTTGCAAACACTATTTTCATGCATCATTGCTCCATCACTTTCAGCAGAACAAACAGATTATTATCCATCAAATTATAAACATCAATTTTATCAAGGCTTGACTGTACAAATACAGCAAGTTACCAAACCCTAGTAAGTGACAGGTATTACAAACACTCTGTTACACAAAAAAAAGATTGTGATTTAAACAGATGAATATTTTTTGCTACCTTATGAGATACGTAGCTCTGTAGAATtagcaaagaaataaagttcAACAAAACTTCATTCTGTACATTAGCTCAATTAAATATATTACAAGCTTACAAGGCTCATGTCATAGTTTATTTCTAATCTGGGCTTTAAAAAGCTACCAGAGTATAATCCCCATAAGTAATATGTATCTACCACTTGCAAGACAGATAGCTTCTAGCGTGCAcgtttgggaaaaaaagaaagaaaagacccCACTTCTACGACATCCCCAATAGAGAGAAGAACTTCAAAGCACAATGCCAAATTTAAAGTTAGAAATTGTCCCTTAGAAATGTATTATACAAACAATAGCAAGAGGTCAGAGTTCCAAGTTCGGGTCATccaaaatgatctttttttcagattacCAATTAAAGCAGCTCTAATGATATCTTAggagctttattttaaaagtctgcTTCCTTAAATGTTTCTGTTACAGTTTAATAATCCTGAAAAAGTGCCGTATCAGTCAGTTCAAGAAATTTCTTATGAAGAACAACTGTCTGTCTCCCTTGTAATGCCTCTTTCCCTGCAGGCTTCTATGATTTATAATGCAGgcataaaacacacaaaatggATAGAAGGTGGAATTATGAAGTAACTAACGTTGTCAGTTACAGAGTTTCTTAAGGGTGAAACTATCAGCCTTGTGTTCTTGAACCAGTCATTCTGATGGGggaaagtaattttatttcagtaatgttATTTGGTTCTACACCTTTTCCAAAGCAACAGTGTGAGGAGAGgtagactgggagaagaaagggaaggtaataaagggaaagagaagtgCAGTATTCAGAAGACTGACTAGTTACTGTCAAGGCACTGAGAACCCTAACATTAAAAGCTCAGACTTTTGCAAGTACAAGTAGAAGTTAACAG
This genomic interval carries:
- the HMGCS1 gene encoding hydroxymethylglutaryl-CoA synthase, cytoplasmic, which produces MPGSLPVNTESCWPKDVGIVALEIYFPSQYVDQTELEKYDGVDAGKYTIGLGQSKMGFCSDREDINSLCLTVVQKLMERNSLSYDCIGRLEVGTETIIDKSKSVKTVLMQLFEESGNTDVEGIDTTNACYGGTAALFNAINWIESSSWDGRYALVVAGDIAVYATGNARPTGGAGAVAMLVGPNAPLIFERGLRGTHMQHAYDFYKPDMVSEYPVVDGKLSIQCYLSALDRCYSVYRNKIHAQWQKEGTDRRFTLNDFGFMIFHSPYCKLVQKSVARLLLNDFLSDQNAETANGVFSGLEAFRDVKLEDTYFDRDVEKAFMKASAELFNQKTKASLLVSNQNGNMYTPSVYGCLASLLAQYSPEHLAGQRISVFSYGSGFAATLYSIRVTQDATPGSALDKITASLSDLKARLDSRKCIAPDVFAENMKIRQETHHLGKNVVNIKCY